In Papaver somniferum cultivar HN1 chromosome 1, ASM357369v1, whole genome shotgun sequence, a genomic segment contains:
- the LOC113316298 gene encoding zinc transporter 1-like, producing MASCNTMKLALKSNIVTILILFICVFSLFFSQVVNGHGGSHDEDEEHVDDVGTHSDVHSKGLILVKIYCLIILLVSTFVCGVSPYYLRWNETFLLLGTQFAGGIFLATSLLHFLSDSNETFEDLTENHYPFAYMLASFGYIFTMLGDCIILYVTQRSRSSRDAKIEVDVEEQERNRIAPSAHLQPAEVLLRSSSFSDTVLLIAALCFHSVFEGIAIGVADNKADAWRSLWTISLHKVFAAVAMGIALLRLLPDRPFLATIAYSFAFAISSPIGVGIGIGIDATTQGKVADWIYAISMGFATGIFIYVAIHHLISKGYKPEKPSFFDTPFFKFASVLIGVGVMAVVMIWD from the exons ATGGCAAGTTGTAATACCATGAAATTAGCTCTCAAATCCAACATAGTAACAATTCTAATccttttcatttgtgtattttcattgtttttctcTCAAGTTGTTAACGGTCATGGAGGTtctcatgatgaagatgaagaacatgttgACGATGTCGGGACGCACTCTGACGTGCATTCCAAGGGGTTAATTCTTGTGAAAATTTATTGTCTTATAATATTGTTGGTGTCCACTTTTGTTTGTGGAGTATCCCCGTATTACTTGCGGTGGAATGAAACTTTTCTACTGTTAGGAACTCAATTTGCTGGTGGGATTTTTCTGGCGACTTCTCTATTGCATTTCTTAAGTGATTCGAATGAAACTTTTGAGGATCTCACCGAAAATCACTATCCTTTTGCTTACATGCTTGCTTCATTTGGTTATATCTTTACTATGTTGGGTGATTGCATAATTTTATATGTCACACAACGCTCTCGTAGTAGTAGAGATGCTAAAATTGAAGTTGATGTAGAAGAACAAGAGAGGAATAGGATTGCGCCGTCAGCTCATCTTCAACCAGCAGAAGTTTTATTGAGGAGTTCATCATTTAGCGATACTGTGCTTCTGATTGCTGCACTTTGTTTTCATTCTGTGTTCGAGGGCATAGCCATTGGAGTTGCAG ATAATAAAGCAGATGCGTGGAGAAGCTTGTGGACTATATCACTTCACAAGGTATTTGCTGCCGTTGCCATGGGAATTGCACTGCTCAGGTTGTTACCAGACAGGCCGTTCCTCGCAACAATTGCTTACTCATTTGCATTCGCTATTTCAAGTCCAATTGGTGTAGGCATAGGGATTGGTATTGATGCCACTACACAGGGAAAAGTAGCTGATTGGATCTATGCCATTTCAATGGGTTTTGCAACTGGAATTTTCATCTATGTGGCCATTCATCATCTTATTTCTAAAGGCTACAAACCAGAAAAACCTTCTTTCTTCGACACACCGTTTTTTAAGTTTGCTTCGGTGCTTATAGGCGTGGGAGTGATGGCAGTGGTCATGATCTGGGATTAA
- the LOC113360533 gene encoding receptor-like protein 36: protein MSNLHNLSDFSVYNNSIEGSVSLKSLINDLNLTTVDLSSNRLTVDIDQNFSLYSKFKLESLYLKSCNLKGFFPTFICKLSNLEYLDLSHNNLTGVFPSCISKLKNLFSFDVSNNQHYGPLPLPPQAASPDSFFQYPLSFDISNNKLSGKISIEAGKRLSNWYVINLAGNQISGSIPSSICSKSSPSYLQVIDLSNNRGYTKYLRDNYLDGTLLNFISKLPSLRVLNLANNQFEGSIPTTLFGAQYSFLSIISLRSNKFNGSIPDEINNLNQLQIFDLSHNNFSGHIPKQLGGYWMNFTGVFESLTDVYDIQLQMVINGIMLEFEKIYTYTSGLDLSCNMLDGNIPTEIGRLSGLARLNLSHNHFSGSIPASIADMSKLASLDLSFNRLSGQIPKSLTSLDSLGFFNLSYNELSGQIPKWIHFSTLGGDGWAFVGNALLYGEPTKNVCEVEEDDKKKDDQEDDQENYQEDTNEKLILYSIISLGFILGFWGLFFVMLIKKEKWWFPYWRFIDSIVVVIIRCIQSE, encoded by the exons ATGTCGAATCTTCATAACCTTAGTGATTTTTctgtctataacaactcaatTGAGGGAAGCGTTTCATTGAAATCTCTGATTAACGATCTAAACCTAACAACCGTAGATCTGAGCTCAAACAGGCTTACTGTAGATATTGATCAAAATTTCAGTTTGTACTCTAAATTCAAACTAGAGTCTCTGTATTTGAAATCATGCAATCTAAAAGGATTCTTCCCTACTTTCATCTGTAAATTGAGTAATCTCGAGTATTTGGACTTGTCTCATAATAACCTGACAGGAGTTTTTCCTTCTTGtatctcaaaactcaaaaatctattTTCATTTGATGTATCGAACAACCAACATTACGGTCCTCTGCCTCTTCCACCTCAAGCTGCCTCTCCCGACTCATTTTTTCAGTATCCTCTTTCTTTTGATATATCAAATAATAAACTCAGTGGTAAAATCTCAATAGAAGCTGGAAAAAGACTATCTAATTGGTACGTCATAAATCTAGCTGGGAATCAAATTTCGGGTTCAATTCCCTCTTCTATATGTTCAAAAAGTTCACCATCTTATCTTCAAGTAATCGACCTCTCTAACAACAGGGGTTATACCAAATACCTTAGG GACAACTATCTCGATGGTACTCTTCTCAACTTCATCAGTAAACTCCCTTCGTTGAGAGTTCTTAACTTGGCGAATAACCAATTCGAAGGAAGTATACCCACGACACTATTTGGTGCACAATACTCTTTTTTAAGTATCATTTCTTTAAGGTCAAACAAGTTCAATGGATCAATTCCTGATGAAATTAATAATTTGAATCAACTGCAAATTTTTGATTTATCGCACAACAATTTCTCCGGCCATATTCCTAAGCAATTAGGAGGCTACTGGATGAATTTTACAGGCGTATTTGAATCTCTTACGGATGTGTATGACATTCAATTGCAGATGGTGATCAATGGGATCATGTTGGAATTTGAAAAAATATACACTTATACCTCGGGATTGGATCTATCATGCAACATGCTTGATGGTAACATTCCAACAGAGATAGGTCGGTTAAGCGGACTTGCAAGGCTCAATTTGTCCCACAATCATTTTTCGGGTAGCATACCTGCGAGTATTGCAGATATGTCTAAGTTAGCTTCCCTGGACTTAAGTTTCAATAGACTATCCGGGCAAATCCCAAAATCGTTAACATCACTGGACTCTCTTGGGTTTTTTAACCTATCTTACAATGAGTTGAGTGGTCAAATTCCAAAATGGATTCACTTTAGCACGTTGGGTGGTGATGGCTGGGCTTTTGTTGGGAATGCATTATTGTATGGAGAACCTACAAAGAATGTTTGTGAAGTGGAAGAAGACGATAAAAAAAAAGACGATCAAGAAGATGATCAAGAAAATTACCAAGAAGATACAAatgagaaattgatattgtatagtattatttctttagggtttataTTGGGATTTTGGGGTCTATTCTTTGTGATGCTTATTAAAAAGGAGAAATGGTGGTTTCCATATTGGAGATTTATCGATTCTATTGTAGTTGTGATCATAAGATGTATTCAAAGTGAATAA
- the LOC113360537 gene encoding uncharacterized protein LOC113360537 gives MSSTNAEDAQKQEHVEDTSKDQVNEDSPENNPMHEHGIEEHPMPSPQQEEELLKKKYGGILSKKTPLISKDHERAFFDSANWALGKQGKAKPKGPLEALRPKLQPTPHQQARSRRSAYAPAGEGEGVDSV, from the exons ATGTCAAGCACAAATGCAGAGGATGCCCAGAAGCAGGAACATGTAGAGGATACAAGCAAAGACCAAGTTAACGAAGACTCGCCTGAAAATAACCCAATGCATGAACACGGAATAGAAGAACATCCCATGCCATCACCTCAGCAAGAG GAAGAATTACTCAAGAAGAAATATGGAGGAATTTTATCCAAGAAAACTCCTTTGATATCCAAG GATCATGAGCGTGCATTCTTTGATTCTGCTAATTGGGCTCTTGGAAAG CAAGGAAAAGCAAAGCCTAAAGGACCACTCGAGGCACTCCGACCAAAATTACAG CCCACACCACACCAGCAAGCGCGATCCAGACGATCAGCTTATGCTCCAGCAGGCGAGGGTGAAG gagTTGATTCTGTTTGA
- the LOC113360545 gene encoding uncharacterized protein LOC113360545 has product MSSTNAEDAQKQEHDHERAFFDSANWALGKQGKAKPKGPLEALRPKLQPTPHQQARSRRSAYAPAGEGEDYTSHVDMCGHCKKLAPEYEKLGGNFNKAKSVLIGKSGGFEISTTYWKHQTIVLLRQANKMSSTNAEDAQKQEHVEDTSKDQVNEDSPENNPMHEHGIEEHPMPSPQQEEELLKKKYGGILSKKTPLISKDHERAFFDSANWALGKQGKAKPKGPLGTPTKITDYTSHVDMCGHCKKLAPEYEKLGGNFNKAKSVLIGKVK; this is encoded by the exons ATGTCAAGCACAAATGCAGAGGATGCCCAGAAGCAGGAACAT GATCATGAGCGTGCATTCTTTGATTCTGCTAATTGGGCTCTTGGAAAG CAAGGAAAAGCAAAGCCTAAAGGACCACTCGAGGCACTCCGACCAAAATTACAG CCCACACCACACCAGCAAGCGCGATCCAGACGATCAGCTTATGCTCCAGCAGGCGAGGGTGAAG aTTACACTAGCCATGTGGATAT GTGTGGGCACTGTAAGAAGCTTGCACCAGAGTATGAGAAGCTTGGTGGAAACTTTAATAAGGCTAAGTCTGTTCTTATTGGAAAG AGTGGAGGTTTTGAAATAAGTACTACTTACTGGAAGCATCAAACAATTGTGCTACT AAGACAAGCTAACAAAATGTCAAGCACAAATGCAGAGGATGCCCAGAAGCAGGAACATGTAGAGGATACAAGCAAAGACCAAGTTAACGAAGACTCGCCTGAAAATAACCCAATGCATGAACACGGAATAGAAGAACATCCCATGCCATCACCTCAGCAAGAG GAAGAATTACTCAAGAAGAAATATGGAGGAATTTTATCCAAGAAAACTCCTTTGATATCCAAG GATCATGAGCGTGCATTCTTTGATTCTGCTAATTGGGCTCTTGGAAAG CAAGGAAAAGCAAAGCCTAAAGGACCACTCGGCACTCCGACCAAAATTACAG aTTACACTAGCCATGTGGATAT GTGTGGGCACTGTAAGAAGCTTGCACCAGAGTATGAGAAGCTTGGTGGAAACTTTAATAAGGCTAAGTCTGTTCTTATTGGAAAGGTTAAATAA